A single region of the Sciurus carolinensis chromosome 16, mSciCar1.2, whole genome shotgun sequence genome encodes:
- the Zscan18 gene encoding zinc finger and SCAN domain-containing protein 18, with the protein MSGKMLPLEKVLASPRSSPTPPEVPTEGSADTDGSVDTVQQEEPETVPERTPADLEFSRLRFREFVYQEAAGPHQTLARLHELCRQWLRPEACSKEQILEMLVLEQFLGILPDRVRPWVVAQYPENCKKAASLVEGLTDVLEEPGMLLCSPAGSSSGLSEGVYERHPDPLLLPGGLGSPRDLEDIPVPPDTPLPCLLPAWPALEPMLLDQGSSGGEKTEAKAERTPSESFPEEPLHSEEWAHLDTAEENLRSYRKLLLWGYQFAQPDAASSLEAEEQPLVEGEGSGGSLPGAGKPEEGTEDIREAGTAGEEGGSQEAPAERLAGDAPGDPPMDTTPEEEQQSPTAPEAVGEDSGRVSPSQKQRALCPSEDKGEARPDSPQQGTGTKRPHPEDEGAQGPERAARQSSRQPGDTTEPDGQDEKPPAGQDAGTSASGGPEAEEPGVSGGKPYPCSECGETFAWLSHLMEHHRSHGSKKLCACQGC; encoded by the exons ATGTCTGGGAAGATGCTGCCTCTGGAGAAGGTGTTGGCCTCCCCCCGAAGCTCCCCGACCCCCCCAGAAGTGCCCACAGAAGGGTCTGCAGACACGGATGGGTCTGTAGACACGGTCCAGCAAGAGGAGCCTGAGACCGTCCCTGAGAGGACCCCTGCAGACCTCGAGTTCTCCCGCCTGCGCTTCCGGGAGTTTGTCTACCAGGAGGCGGCCGGGCCCCACCAGACCCTGGCCCGGCTTCACGAGCTGTGTCGCCAGTGGCTGCGCCCCGAGGCCTGCTCCAAGGAGCAGATCCTGGAGATGCTGGTGCTGGAGCAGTTCCTGGGCATCCTGCCCGACAGGGTCCGCCCCTGGGTGGTAGCCCAGTACCCTGAGAATTGCAAGAAGGCGGCCTCTCTGGTGGAGGGCCTCACGGACGTCCTGGAGGAGCCAG GGATGCTGTTGTGTTCCCCGGCTGGGTCGTCTTCTGGTTTGAGTGAGGGAGTATATGAGAGGCACCCCGACCCCCTGCTGCTACCAGGTGGGCTAGGAAGCCCCAGAGACCTTGAGGATATCCCAGTGCCTCCCGATACTC CGCTGCCGTGCCTTCTCCCGGCCTGGCCTGCCCTGGAGCCCATGCTCCTGGACCAGGGGAGCTCTGGGGGAGAGAAGACTGAGGCCAAAGCCGAGCGGACG CCGTCAGAGTCGTTTCCGGAGGAACCTCTGCACTCGGAGGAGTGGGCCCACCTGGACACTGCAGAGGAGAACCTGAGGAGCTACAGGAAGCTGCTCCTGTGGG GGTACCAGTTTGCCCAGCCCGATGCTGCATCCAGCCTGGAGGCAGAGGAGCAACCCTTGGTGGAAGGCGAGGGGTCAGGAGGCAGCCTCCCAG GCGCTGGGAAGCCAGAGGAGGGCACGGAGGACATACGCGAGGCAGGCACCGCGGGTGAGGAAGGTGGCTCGCAGGAAGCGCCGGCAGAGAGGCTGGCGGGGGACGCTCCCGGGGACCCTCCGATGGATAccaccccagaggaggagcagcagtCCCCGACAGCGCCTGAGGCCGTGGGTGAGGATTCGGGCCGCGTCAGCCCCTCCCAGAAGCAGAGAGCCCTCTGCCCCTCGGAGGACAAGGGCGAAGCACGTCCAGACAGCCCGCAGCAAGGCACCGGGACCAAGCGGCCCCACCCTGAGGACGAGGGTGCCCAGGGCCCCGAGCGTGCCGCCCGCCAGAGCAGCCGCCAGCCTGGGGACACCACTGAGCCTGATGGCCAGGATGAGAAGCCCCCGGCCGGGCAGGACGCGGGCACCTCTGCCTCAGGCGGTCCTGAGGCCGAGGAGCCTGGAGTGTCCGGAGGGAAGCCCTACCCCTGCAGCGAGTGCGGGGAGACCTTTGCGTGGCTCTCCCACCTCATGGAGCATCACAGGAGCCATGGCAGCAAGAAGCTCTGCGCCTGCCAGGGCTGCTAG